In the genome of Cellvibrio sp. KY-YJ-3, one region contains:
- a CDS encoding gluconate 2-dehydrogenase subunit 3 family protein: MNRRELLALITAATGTAMIGSTALLGGCATTASAPAKFSAENIALLDEIAETILPRTETPGAKDAKVGQFMSVYVTDCYTLDERAIFHKGLLSLEAQCNKTYGRGFMALQPAERTAFISQLDQEARTTVAGGGVHYFTMIKQLTLFGFFTSEVGGTQVLRHMPIPGRYDGALAYKPGDRAWATR, encoded by the coding sequence ATGAATCGCCGCGAACTCCTAGCCCTGATTACCGCCGCCACCGGCACTGCCATGATTGGCAGCACCGCACTGCTCGGTGGCTGCGCCACCACGGCGTCCGCACCCGCCAAGTTTTCAGCAGAAAACATTGCACTGCTGGATGAAATTGCCGAAACCATCCTGCCGCGCACCGAAACCCCGGGCGCCAAAGATGCCAAAGTCGGCCAATTTATGAGTGTGTATGTGACCGACTGCTACACCCTGGATGAGCGCGCCATCTTCCACAAAGGCTTACTCAGCCTGGAAGCCCAGTGCAACAAAACCTATGGCCGCGGCTTTATGGCCCTGCAACCGGCAGAGCGCACCGCGTTTATCAGCCAACTCGACCAGGAAGCGCGCACGACGGTCGCTGGCGGCGGTGTTCACTACTTCACTATGATCAAGCAGCTCACCCTGTTTGGCTTCTTCACCTCGGAAGTCGGCGGCACCCAAGTGCTGCGCCACATGCCCATCCCCGGCCGCTACGACGGCGCACTCGCCTATAAACCGGGTGATCGCGCGTGGGCGACACGTTAA
- a CDS encoding GMC oxidoreductase, translating to MSTQHFDAIVVGSGISGGWAAKELTEKGLKVLLLERGRNIEHIKDYVNATKETWDYEHRGRPTQEMKDKHPVLQRDFVLNEETQGMWANEQENPYVEKKRFDWYRGYHVGGRSLLWGRQSYRYSKQDFEANLREGVAVDWPIRYEDMAPWYDYVERYAGISGTNEGLEQLPDGQFLPPIELNIVEKDVAARIKKAYGGKRVMINSRTANITQPKPEQGRINCQYRNKCWLGCPFGAYFSTQSSTLPAAMKTGNLTLRPFSIVSQVLYDKDKKRARGVEVIDAETNQTYEFTANVIFLNASSFNSTWILMNSATDIWPGGLGSSSGELGHNVMDHHFRVGASGVVEGFEDKYYYGRRPAGFYIPRFRNLGDEKRNYLRGFGYQGSASREGWDRNVAELGIGAGLKNALAEPGAWTVGMTAFGEILPHHDNRIYLDRNVKDKWGLPVLAMDVELRDNELAMRKDMLQDAVDMLEAAGLKNVKGSDWGYAPGMGIHEMGTARMGRDPKTSVLNGFNQVWDAPNVFVTDGAAMTSASCVNPSLTYMALTARAADYAVKELKKGNLK from the coding sequence ATGTCTACACAACATTTTGATGCCATTGTGGTTGGCTCCGGCATCAGCGGCGGCTGGGCCGCTAAAGAACTCACCGAAAAAGGCCTGAAAGTGCTGCTCCTGGAGCGCGGGCGCAATATTGAACATATCAAAGACTATGTAAACGCCACCAAAGAAACCTGGGACTATGAACATCGCGGTCGCCCCACCCAGGAGATGAAAGACAAACACCCGGTACTGCAGCGCGACTTTGTGCTCAACGAAGAAACTCAGGGCATGTGGGCGAACGAGCAGGAAAACCCCTATGTGGAGAAAAAGCGCTTTGACTGGTACCGCGGCTATCACGTGGGTGGTCGCTCACTGTTGTGGGGCCGCCAAAGCTACCGTTACAGCAAGCAGGATTTTGAAGCTAACCTGCGTGAAGGCGTGGCTGTTGACTGGCCGATCCGCTATGAAGACATGGCCCCCTGGTACGATTACGTCGAGCGCTATGCCGGTATCTCCGGGACCAACGAAGGCTTGGAACAATTGCCAGACGGCCAGTTTTTACCGCCCATCGAACTGAATATTGTGGAAAAAGATGTCGCCGCACGCATCAAAAAAGCCTATGGCGGCAAACGGGTGATGATCAATAGCCGCACCGCCAACATCACCCAGCCCAAGCCGGAACAGGGTCGGATCAACTGCCAATATCGCAACAAGTGCTGGCTCGGCTGCCCGTTTGGCGCTTATTTCAGTACCCAGTCATCCACCCTGCCAGCAGCGATGAAAACCGGCAACCTCACCCTGCGCCCCTTCTCCATCGTGAGCCAGGTGCTCTACGACAAGGACAAAAAGCGCGCGCGCGGTGTAGAAGTGATCGATGCCGAAACCAACCAAACCTACGAATTCACCGCCAATGTGATTTTCCTCAACGCCTCCAGTTTTAACTCCACCTGGATTCTGATGAACTCCGCCACTGACATCTGGCCCGGCGGTTTGGGCAGCAGCAGCGGCGAGTTGGGTCACAATGTGATGGATCACCACTTCCGCGTGGGTGCCAGCGGCGTGGTGGAAGGCTTTGAGGACAAGTATTACTACGGCCGCCGCCCCGCCGGTTTTTATATCCCGCGCTTCCGCAATCTGGGCGATGAGAAGCGCAATTACCTGCGCGGCTTTGGCTACCAGGGCTCTGCCAGTCGCGAGGGCTGGGATCGCAACGTCGCCGAATTAGGCATAGGTGCCGGTTTAAAAAATGCCCTGGCCGAACCCGGCGCCTGGACAGTTGGCATGACCGCCTTTGGTGAAATACTGCCGCATCACGACAACCGCATTTACCTCGACCGCAACGTCAAAGACAAATGGGGCCTGCCGGTACTGGCGATGGACGTAGAGCTGCGTGACAACGAACTGGCGATGCGCAAAGACATGCTGCAGGACGCCGTAGATATGCTCGAAGCCGCTGGCCTCAAGAACGTTAAAGGTAGCGACTGGGGCTATGCTCCGGGCATGGGCATCCATGAAATGGGTACCGCGCGCATGGGTCGCGACCCCAAAACCTCGGTGCTCAATGGCTTTAATCAGGTGTGGGACGCGCCCAACGTATTTGTCACCGACGGTGCCGCCATGACCTCCGCCTCCTGCGTCAACCCATCGCTGACTTACATGGCACTCACCGCCCGCGCGGCAGACTATGCCGTCAAAGAATTGAAAAAGGGGAACCTGAAATGA
- a CDS encoding hydroxypyruvate isomerase family protein, with the protein MSHSEDRRALLRGAVAGALGLSSLAALGAESTSPKPSSSTTGSTALKGNIHHSVARWTFDFLTLEELCLVVKRLGFSAIDLIGPKEWHILKQHGVDSSMCNGAELNLEDGWGDSRFHQPLIERYREHIDLVADAGYKNLICFSGNKRGMDPEEGLKHATKGLKKILAQAEKRGVVLQMELFNSKVNHPDYFADNSAWGIELCKRLDSPNFKLLYDIYHMQISEGDIIRTIQNHHQYFGHYHTAGVPGRNEIDDTQELYYPAIVRAIQATGFKGYVAQEFMPNRATTAEKIESLQAAIRICDV; encoded by the coding sequence ATGAGCCATTCCGAAGACCGCCGCGCCCTGTTGCGCGGCGCTGTTGCCGGTGCATTGGGGCTATCCAGCCTTGCGGCACTGGGAGCAGAATCTACATCACCCAAACCGTCCTCATCCACCACCGGTTCTACGGCGCTGAAAGGCAACATTCATCACTCGGTCGCACGCTGGACCTTCGATTTCCTCACCCTTGAAGAACTCTGCCTGGTAGTCAAACGCCTGGGCTTTAGTGCGATCGATCTGATCGGGCCCAAAGAGTGGCATATCCTCAAACAGCACGGTGTGGATTCGTCCATGTGCAATGGCGCCGAGCTGAATCTGGAGGATGGCTGGGGCGATAGCCGCTTTCATCAGCCGCTGATTGAACGCTACCGCGAACACATCGATCTGGTGGCCGATGCGGGCTATAAAAACCTGATCTGTTTCAGCGGCAACAAACGTGGCATGGACCCGGAAGAGGGGCTAAAACACGCGACCAAGGGCCTGAAAAAAATCCTCGCGCAAGCCGAAAAACGCGGCGTGGTCCTGCAAATGGAACTGTTCAATAGCAAGGTGAACCACCCGGATTATTTCGCCGATAACTCTGCCTGGGGTATAGAGCTGTGCAAGCGCCTGGACTCGCCCAATTTCAAGCTGCTGTACGACATCTACCATATGCAAATCAGCGAAGGCGACATCATTCGCACTATCCAGAATCATCACCAATACTTTGGTCACTACCACACCGCGGGTGTGCCGGGACGCAACGAGATCGACGATACCCAGGAGCTGTACTACCCGGCCATAGTGCGCGCTATTCAAGCCACCGGTTTCAAAGGCTATGTGGCACAGGAATTTATGCCTAACCGCGCCACCACCGCCGAAAAAATTGAATCGCTGCAGGCAGCCATTCGCATCTGCGACGTCTGA
- a CDS encoding EAL domain-containing protein, protein MADSFPLLYRRPRLLASIVFLLCLALSTQVVWNLEQNHRHNLRADMENIAQNHAFLLRDSLRQALTLNYSMATLVRLSQGQTTAFEAVARDMLPYYDSVSHISLSPNGVISQVYPLEGNEKSVGFNQLADSAQNKEALRARDSGQMTLTGPVNLVQGGTGVVARLPIMVDEQGSSRFWGFGNVIIRVNRLLETANIQQLNSQGMAYKLWRTNPFDNNQEVIAVNAPEHLHDPVHKSFDVPNGEWTLSIAPINGWVNWWRLTSEIMLALVLSGLLGYQTFLMAKLQRRKINLQTAVEEQTRELLNARAQLQATLDAIPDLLFEISADGVIHNFHTHRPELLLVQPDAFLGKKIDEVVPARISALIYSTMEEASQQGFASGKYYSLQLADGRHEFELSAACKAVSPGAHKHFVMISRDITERRLAEEELRVAATAFEAREGMMITDPDGVILRVNKAFSEITGYSAEEVIGQNPRLLNSGHHEPEFYANIWHTIIHEGSWKGEIWNRRRSGEIYPEWLTITAVKNGCEQITHYVSTLTDITERKENEARINNLAFFDPLTQLPNRRLLQDRLEHAIAASERKNTLGALLFIDLDDFKTLNDNRGHHIGDLLLVAVANRLRMAVRAQDTVARLGGDEFLVVLEDLDSNHDHAAAIAQQIAETILESLNAHYTLEGQDYFSTPSIGISLFGDRQVHIDELLKQADQAMYHAKAAGRNTWRFFDPEMQEHTAQRFALQHEIREALQLQQFQLFYQPQVDHTGAIVGAEALIRWLHPQRGMVSPLEFIPIAEESGLILPLGNWIVEEACQQLVRWSQNPTTARLVIAINVSARQFQQQQFVMQLLSTLQRTGANPRYLKLELTESMLVHNQQDIIAKMDELKNHGIKFSLDDFGTGYSSLSYLKRLPISELKIDKSFVNDILTDSNDAAIARMIIRLAQSMELRVIAEGVETQTQRDWLEAEGCVHYQGYYFGKPVAAADFPL, encoded by the coding sequence ATGGCTGATTCCTTCCCGCTGCTCTATCGCCGCCCGCGCTTGTTGGCGTCGATTGTATTTCTACTCTGCCTTGCACTTTCAACACAGGTGGTCTGGAACCTTGAGCAGAATCATCGCCACAACCTGCGTGCCGATATGGAAAATATTGCGCAAAACCATGCCTTTTTACTGCGCGATAGCCTGCGCCAAGCCCTTACCCTGAATTACTCCATGGCGACCCTGGTGCGTTTGAGCCAGGGGCAGACCACCGCCTTTGAAGCCGTAGCGCGCGACATGCTGCCCTACTACGACAGCGTGTCGCATATTAGCCTCTCGCCCAATGGGGTGATCTCCCAGGTGTACCCGCTGGAGGGCAATGAAAAATCCGTCGGTTTTAACCAGCTGGCGGATTCCGCCCAAAATAAAGAGGCCCTGCGCGCACGCGATTCCGGCCAAATGACCCTGACCGGCCCGGTGAATTTGGTGCAGGGTGGCACCGGCGTGGTGGCGCGCTTGCCGATTATGGTGGACGAGCAGGGCAGCAGCCGGTTTTGGGGCTTTGGCAATGTGATTATTCGCGTGAATCGCCTGCTGGAAACCGCCAATATCCAACAGCTCAACTCCCAAGGCATGGCCTATAAACTCTGGCGCACCAACCCCTTTGATAACAACCAGGAAGTCATCGCCGTGAATGCGCCGGAGCATTTGCACGACCCGGTGCATAAATCCTTTGATGTACCCAACGGCGAGTGGACACTGAGTATTGCGCCCATTAACGGCTGGGTGAATTGGTGGCGCCTGACCAGCGAAATTATGCTGGCGCTGGTACTGAGCGGGCTGCTCGGCTACCAGACTTTTTTGATGGCCAAACTGCAGCGCCGCAAGATCAATTTACAAACGGCGGTGGAGGAGCAGACCCGCGAACTGCTGAATGCGCGCGCGCAATTACAGGCGACGCTGGATGCCATTCCCGATTTGTTATTTGAAATCAGTGCCGATGGCGTTATCCACAATTTCCACACCCATCGCCCGGAATTACTCCTGGTGCAACCGGACGCTTTTCTCGGCAAAAAAATAGATGAGGTAGTGCCCGCCAGAATTAGCGCGCTCATTTACAGCACCATGGAGGAGGCGAGCCAACAGGGCTTTGCCAGCGGCAAATACTACAGCCTGCAACTGGCCGATGGCCGCCATGAATTTGAACTCTCCGCTGCCTGCAAGGCGGTATCGCCCGGAGCGCACAAACACTTTGTGATGATCAGCCGCGATATTACCGAGCGCCGGCTGGCAGAGGAGGAGTTGCGCGTGGCCGCCACCGCCTTTGAAGCGCGCGAGGGCATGATGATTACCGACCCGGACGGGGTGATTCTGCGCGTCAATAAAGCCTTCAGTGAGATCACCGGCTACAGCGCGGAAGAGGTGATTGGGCAAAACCCGCGCCTGCTCAATTCCGGGCACCACGAACCCGAGTTCTACGCCAATATCTGGCACACCATCATCCATGAGGGTAGCTGGAAAGGGGAGATCTGGAACCGCCGCCGCAGCGGGGAAATTTACCCCGAGTGGCTCACCATCACCGCGGTAAAAAATGGCTGTGAGCAAATTACCCATTACGTTTCCACGCTCACCGACATTACCGAGCGCAAGGAAAACGAAGCGCGCATTAACAACCTGGCGTTTTTTGACCCGCTCACCCAACTGCCCAACCGCCGCCTGCTGCAGGATCGGCTGGAACACGCCATTGCCGCCAGCGAGCGCAAAAATACCCTGGGTGCATTGCTGTTTATCGATTTGGACGATTTCAAAACACTCAACGACAACCGCGGCCACCATATTGGCGACTTATTGTTGGTCGCCGTTGCCAACCGCTTGCGCATGGCAGTGCGCGCACAGGACACAGTTGCGCGTCTCGGGGGCGATGAATTTTTGGTGGTGCTTGAAGATTTAGACTCCAATCACGATCACGCCGCAGCCATCGCCCAGCAAATTGCCGAGACCATTCTGGAGAGCCTGAATGCGCACTACACCCTGGAAGGGCAGGATTATTTCAGCACCCCCAGCATTGGTATTTCGCTCTTTGGTGACCGCCAGGTGCATATCGATGAACTGTTAAAACAGGCCGATCAGGCCATGTACCACGCCAAGGCTGCCGGGCGAAATACCTGGCGCTTCTTCGACCCGGAAATGCAGGAGCACACCGCCCAGCGCTTTGCCCTGCAACATGAAATTCGCGAGGCGCTGCAGCTGCAGCAGTTCCAACTGTTTTACCAGCCGCAGGTGGATCACACCGGCGCCATAGTGGGTGCGGAGGCGCTGATCCGCTGGCTCCACCCCCAGCGCGGCATGGTGTCGCCGCTGGAGTTTATCCCCATCGCCGAAGAGTCGGGGTTGATTTTGCCGCTCGGCAACTGGATTGTGGAAGAAGCCTGCCAGCAGCTGGTGCGCTGGAGCCAAAACCCGACCACTGCCCGGTTGGTGATTGCGATCAACGTCAGCGCGCGCCAGTTCCAGCAGCAACAGTTTGTGATGCAGTTGTTAAGCACCTTGCAGCGCACCGGCGCCAACCCACGCTACCTGAAACTGGAGTTGACCGAGAGCATGCTGGTGCATAACCAGCAGGACATCATCGCCAAAATGGACGAGCTGAAAAATCACGGCATCAAGTTTTCGCTGGACGATTTTGGCACCGGCTATTCCTCGCTCTCCTACCTGAAACGCCTGCCTATCAGCGAATTAAAAATCGATAAATCCTTTGTCAACGACATCTTGACCGACAGCAACGACGCCGCCATCGCACGCATGATTATTCGCCTCGCCCAGAGTATGGAGCTGCGCGTCATCGCCGAAGGGGTAGAGACCCAAACCCAGCGCGATTGGTTGGAAGCCGAAGGTTGTGTGCACTATCAAGGCTATTATTTTGGCAAACCGGTGGCCGCTGCTGACTTTCCGTTATAA
- a CDS encoding PepSY domain-containing protein produces the protein MTAANARPRRVHKARDRLLLRWHRWLGLGALVFLLLAAFSGSLLVYKQALIKQLITPRADLPADYGVAQMALQLDAIAERIKGDNSGYLIKAPNTEEPYWALTRDADRSVQLLALDSLQTYEENLWLLQALSFFRHLHTELFAGVVGEAVLFASGVLGLFLAISGVILWWPTKRSFRWRWVFPRQIKLSYLMHYHRHAGTLVTPVLLIILLTGSIMLWQKLTKPLLVPPPSSQLPQPIPAAASATAGQLLLQAQQQVADGWPTYIRLPAPGMAAMSVRYRLPDEWHPNGRTSVKIELPSGLVTLSARADQVDWPQRLINQNYPLHSGYGMHPFYRLLILVGGITLFWLSLTGGWSFLRRHH, from the coding sequence ATGACCGCCGCTAATGCCCGCCCGCGCCGGGTGCATAAAGCGCGCGACCGTTTACTGCTGCGCTGGCATCGCTGGTTGGGCCTGGGCGCGCTGGTGTTTTTGTTGCTGGCCGCGTTCAGTGGCAGTTTGCTGGTGTACAAACAGGCGCTGATTAAACAGCTCATCACCCCCAGAGCCGACTTGCCCGCCGATTACGGCGTCGCCCAAATGGCGCTGCAGTTGGATGCCATTGCCGAGCGGATTAAAGGGGATAACAGCGGTTATTTGATCAAGGCGCCCAATACCGAAGAACCCTACTGGGCTCTGACGCGCGATGCCGATCGCAGTGTGCAATTACTTGCGCTCGACTCACTGCAGACCTATGAGGAGAATCTCTGGTTACTACAGGCATTGTCGTTTTTTAGGCACCTGCACACCGAACTGTTTGCCGGCGTGGTGGGTGAAGCAGTGCTGTTCGCCAGTGGTGTACTGGGGTTATTTTTGGCCATCAGCGGGGTGATATTGTGGTGGCCCACCAAACGCAGCTTTCGCTGGCGCTGGGTGTTTCCGCGCCAGATCAAACTGTCCTACCTCATGCACTACCATCGCCATGCCGGTACTCTGGTGACGCCGGTGCTACTGATTATTCTGTTAACCGGCAGCATTATGCTGTGGCAAAAATTGACCAAACCGCTGCTGGTGCCGCCGCCCTCCAGCCAATTGCCCCAGCCAATCCCCGCTGCTGCCAGCGCCACTGCCGGGCAGTTATTGCTGCAGGCACAACAGCAAGTTGCCGATGGTTGGCCAACTTACATCCGCCTGCCCGCGCCCGGTATGGCGGCGATGAGTGTTCGCTATCGCCTGCCGGATGAGTGGCACCCCAACGGGCGGACCTCGGTCAAAATTGAGCTGCCCAGCGGCCTTGTCACCCTCAGTGCCCGCGCGGATCAGGTCGACTGGCCACAGCGGCTCATCAACCAGAATTACCCTCTGCATTCGGGTTACGGTATGCACCCGTTTTATCGCCTGCTGATATTGGTTGGCGGTATTACGCTGTTTTGGTTAAGCCTGACCGGCGGCTGGAGCTTTCTGCGCCGGCACCATTGA
- a CDS encoding TonB-dependent receptor, producing MYRFVRPASLLLTCSALLPGVASADNGIEEVFVSASRTERPLSTIPNTVTVINAAELEQQLSIQDDLSTVLGNLIPGFSPSRQKMTNAGETLRGRKPLYMIDGVPQSNPLRDGGREGNTIDPNVIERVEVLHGANAIHGVGAAGGIINLITKKPAAKLEQSIRVNTGFQSEDLGESADYGVSYSLSNRVGNADVIASISLRDMGMAYDGKGQIIGADNTQGDTMDSQSVNGFVKTGYDWDQQRIELMVNRYEIENQNNWVSVTGDVSEGIPSSAVKGDITGEGASNKVTAISLNYTHEDFLGQKLRVQGFSQDFAATYGAEAVPLATFQDPAYGPNLIDQSQNNSEKLGMKLTLVKDQVANLPVNLVYGVDVLQDETWQELIQTGRAWVPPSKYQNYAPYLQGEFTGVDKLTLTTGVRYEKSKLEVDDFTTLASYGSRFVEGGAPEFSETLYNYGGTYQITSAWRVFANYAEAFAMPDVGRVLRGINQPNLSVETFLDLKPVLTESTEFGVEFKTGDISAQISYYTSDSDFGERLQRDADGIYTVEREKTAIDGIEFSTAWAATDVDLLSLRYAQATGRYDSNKDGRVDSDLGGTNISPDRVNLSWDRTWSGSVDTRLQVNHLLDREVKNSTGAVTNEFEGYTTLDASATIAAFDGVISVALQNLTDEYYFTYYSQSSPNDIRNFTGVGRSINLGYQRSF from the coding sequence ATGTATCGTTTTGTGCGTCCTGCCAGTTTGTTGTTGACCTGTAGTGCTCTGCTGCCGGGTGTTGCCAGTGCCGATAATGGTATTGAAGAAGTCTTTGTCAGTGCCAGCCGCACCGAGCGCCCGCTCAGCACCATCCCCAATACAGTAACGGTGATTAATGCCGCCGAGCTGGAGCAGCAGCTGTCAATTCAGGACGATTTGTCCACGGTGTTAGGCAACCTGATTCCCGGTTTTTCGCCCAGTCGCCAAAAGATGACCAACGCCGGTGAAACCCTGCGCGGACGCAAGCCGCTGTATATGATTGATGGGGTACCACAATCCAATCCGCTGCGCGATGGCGGGCGCGAGGGCAATACCATCGACCCCAACGTGATTGAGCGAGTGGAGGTGCTGCACGGCGCTAACGCCATTCACGGGGTGGGCGCGGCGGGTGGCATTATCAACCTGATTACCAAAAAACCGGCGGCCAAGCTGGAGCAGAGCATCCGGGTGAATACCGGTTTCCAAAGTGAAGACCTGGGCGAGAGCGCGGATTACGGGGTGAGTTACAGCCTGTCCAACCGCGTGGGGAATGCCGATGTGATTGCCAGTATCAGCCTACGCGACATGGGTATGGCGTACGACGGCAAGGGGCAGATTATCGGCGCCGACAACACCCAGGGCGACACTATGGATTCACAGTCGGTGAACGGTTTTGTCAAAACCGGTTACGACTGGGACCAGCAGCGCATTGAACTGATGGTGAACCGCTACGAGATCGAAAACCAGAACAATTGGGTATCGGTGACGGGTGATGTGTCTGAGGGCATCCCCAGCAGCGCGGTCAAAGGCGATATTACCGGCGAGGGTGCGAGCAACAAGGTCACCGCCATCAGCCTCAATTACACCCATGAGGATTTCCTGGGACAAAAGCTGCGGGTACAGGGTTTTAGCCAGGATTTTGCCGCCACCTATGGCGCCGAAGCAGTGCCGCTGGCGACCTTTCAGGACCCGGCCTACGGCCCCAACTTGATCGACCAATCGCAAAACAACTCGGAAAAACTCGGCATGAAACTGACCCTGGTGAAAGACCAGGTCGCCAATTTGCCAGTGAATCTGGTTTACGGGGTGGATGTACTGCAGGACGAAACCTGGCAGGAGTTGATCCAGACCGGCCGCGCCTGGGTGCCGCCGAGTAAATACCAGAACTACGCACCCTATTTGCAGGGCGAGTTTACCGGTGTAGACAAGCTGACCCTCACCACCGGGGTGCGCTATGAAAAATCCAAACTGGAAGTGGATGACTTCACCACACTTGCCTCTTACGGCAGCCGTTTTGTAGAGGGTGGTGCGCCGGAGTTTTCCGAGACCCTGTACAACTACGGCGGCACCTACCAAATCACCAGCGCCTGGCGGGTATTTGCCAACTATGCAGAAGCCTTTGCCATGCCCGATGTGGGCCGGGTGCTGCGCGGTATTAACCAGCCGAACCTGAGCGTAGAAACCTTTCTGGATTTAAAACCGGTACTGACCGAAAGTACCGAATTTGGCGTGGAATTTAAGACCGGCGACATTAGCGCACAAATCAGTTACTACACCTCGGACTCGGATTTTGGCGAGCGGTTGCAGCGCGATGCCGACGGCATTTACACGGTGGAGCGCGAAAAAACCGCCATCGACGGTATTGAATTCAGCACCGCCTGGGCCGCCACCGATGTGGACTTGCTTAGCCTGCGCTACGCCCAAGCTACCGGTCGCTACGACTCCAATAAAGATGGCCGGGTGGATTCCGATCTGGGCGGCACCAATATCTCCCCCGACCGCGTCAACCTGAGTTGGGATCGCACCTGGTCGGGCAGTGTTGATACACGCTTGCAGGTGAATCACCTGTTGGATCGCGAGGTGAAAAACAGCACTGGCGCCGTTACCAATGAGTTTGAGGGCTACACCACGCTGGATGCGAGTGCGACTATCGCCGCGTTTGACGGGGTGATCAGCGTTGCGCTGCAAAACCTCACCGACGAATACTATTTCACCTACTATTCGCAGAGCAGCCCGAACGATATCCGCAACTTCACCGGTGTGGGGCGGAGCATTAATCTGGGCTATCAACGCAGCTTCTAA
- a CDS encoding methylated-DNA--[protein]-cysteine S-methyltransferase — MPNNHTIIPSPVGQLTLVASEQGLAAVLWENEDPKRVGIEKGQRCDDFPLLVATAQQLGEYFAGARKVFALPLDFHGTEFQQQVWHALLTIPYGQTRSYLQIAQQIGNEKSVRAVGAANGKNPISIIAPCHRVIGSSGKLTGFAGGLEAKAFLLQLESPAQQADLWE; from the coding sequence ATGCCAAATAACCACACCATCATCCCTTCCCCCGTTGGCCAATTAACCTTGGTTGCCAGTGAACAAGGCCTTGCGGCAGTGTTGTGGGAAAATGAAGATCCAAAACGTGTCGGTATTGAAAAAGGCCAACGGTGCGATGACTTCCCGCTGCTGGTCGCAACTGCCCAACAACTGGGTGAATATTTTGCGGGAGCACGAAAAGTATTTGCGCTGCCGCTGGATTTTCACGGCACCGAATTTCAGCAGCAGGTCTGGCACGCGTTGCTCACTATTCCCTATGGGCAAACCCGCAGTTACCTGCAAATCGCCCAGCAAATTGGCAATGAAAAATCCGTGCGTGCCGTGGGCGCTGCCAACGGGAAAAATCCCATCTCCATTATCGCCCCCTGCCATCGCGTGATTGGTTCCTCCGGCAAACTCACCGGTTTTGCGGGTGGATTAGAGGCCAAAGCGTTTTTATTGCAGCTGGAATCACCCGCCCAACAAGCGGATTTGTGGGAATAG
- a CDS encoding DUF4824 family protein produces MKTIAATFTSKKLVWLAVGCILLVNAFMLGKVYINRSAVIAQLELSERELQLPYNYGFSKEDSSARVSLRWATPNNEPINIELNHWRWQHDRSLQLSAAHFASFQFHACTQKTRLHQKQSGWVLLEFNGKSYTDYVAQVEQYHQLIMGLTATANGELAEKELAEKRKDATEFFTAAQTTNSRLFLIDAAAERELLEAVQRERQSANSGQLIIVPAELRAGYYRCDNNEKRTTEVIVDNLAVESLYIPNRLATDFPSDNNMRPTVKFSALVNYGRLHEPWISSLQ; encoded by the coding sequence ATGAAAACTATCGCCGCTACATTCACGAGCAAAAAATTGGTTTGGCTTGCGGTTGGCTGCATTCTGTTGGTGAATGCATTTATGTTGGGCAAGGTGTACATAAACCGTTCTGCGGTAATCGCCCAGTTGGAATTAAGCGAGCGGGAATTACAACTGCCCTATAACTACGGTTTTAGCAAAGAGGATTCCAGTGCACGTGTGAGTTTGCGCTGGGCGACACCCAATAACGAACCAATCAACATCGAGCTGAATCACTGGCGCTGGCAACATGATCGCAGTTTGCAATTAAGCGCTGCACATTTTGCGAGTTTTCAGTTTCACGCTTGCACACAAAAAACGCGCTTGCATCAAAAACAATCCGGCTGGGTATTGCTGGAATTTAATGGCAAAAGTTATACCGACTATGTAGCGCAAGTAGAGCAGTATCACCAGTTAATCATGGGTTTAACGGCTACCGCCAATGGCGAACTGGCAGAAAAAGAATTAGCGGAGAAACGCAAAGACGCCACTGAATTTTTCACCGCTGCACAAACTACTAACTCGCGTTTGTTTTTGATCGATGCCGCCGCCGAGCGCGAATTGTTGGAAGCAGTGCAACGCGAGCGGCAATCTGCCAACAGCGGACAACTGATTATTGTGCCCGCTGAACTGCGCGCGGGATATTATCGCTGCGATAACAATGAGAAGCGCACCACCGAAGTGATTGTCGATAATTTGGCGGTGGAATCACTCTACATCCCCAATCGCCTCGCCACTGATTTCCCTAGCGATAACAATATGCGCCCCACTGTGAAATTTTCCGCGCTGGTCAACTATGGCCGCTTGCATGAGCCCTGGATAAGCAGTTTGCAATAA